One Fulvia fulva chromosome 12, complete sequence genomic region harbors:
- a CDS encoding SET domain-containing protein 7, with amino-acid sequence MAVGIDMGDDSIVLERFRPLNLVLNTPKGRGVFASAPIPAGTIVDISPVLILDPQENVEHIEKTSLYHYTYNWPIKTTTRKVITTQAIILGLGSMFNHSTDDQNVGWTRKLDKEVIVYRALRDIHEGEELCISYGDHLWFVDADAEKSKAEPEVGEEMLGRIELDDV; translated from the exons ATGGCTGTCGGTATTGATATGGGCGACGACAGCATCGTGTTGGAGCGATTTCGACCTCTCAATCTTGTGCTGAACACACCCAAAG GTCGCGGCGTCTTCGCAAGCGCTCCCATACCTGCAGGCACCATTGTAGACATCTCCCCAGTACTAATCCTAGACCCCCAAGAAAACGTCGAGCACATCGAAAAGACCTCGCTGTATCACTATACCTATAACTGGCCCATCAAGACCACTACTCGAAAAGTCATCACTACTCAGGCCATCATACTTGGTCTAGGCTCCATGTTCAATCACTCTACGGATGATCAAAATGTTGGCTGGACACGGAAACTCGACAAGGAAGTCATCGTCTATCGTGCGTTAAGGGACATTCATGAAGGCGAAGAACTTTGCATATCTTATGGAGACCACCTGTGGTTTGTCGATGCTGATGCTGAGAAGTCCAAGGCTGAACCTGAAGTTGGTGAGGAAATGCTTGGAAGGATCGAGCTGGATGATGTCTGA
- a CDS encoding putative trafficking protein particle complex subunit 13 yields MATSPSHTRTRSNTVTGPHSVSLKVLRLSRPSLATQTPLPATNFGDGLDISPKASVAYPTSDEAHQHGAFPLTPLLTLPAAFGAAYVGETFTCTLCANNELPTDTSNKTVSGVKIAAELQTPSHPDGIALQLEKAGKAEDGDDGGDVQPGGTLQRTLGHDLKDEGPHVLAVTVTYTETLHGNGAASGGRARTFRKLYQFLSQQLVAVRSKVTERKKRDKDSAGPREWVLEAQVENVGETSVVVEKVKLKEREGITSREMMNGEEGREALVLKPQDVEQVMFILKEETEQKDEEVGVRVPLGQLHIDWRSAMGEKGSLTTGWLSSRGR; encoded by the coding sequence ATGGCGACGTCTCCATCCCATACGCGCACACGCTCCAACACCGTGACCGGACCCCACAGCGTCTCGCTCAAAGTCCTACGCCTTTCGCGGCCATCATTGGCGACGCAGACGCCTTTGCCGGCTACGAACTTTGGTGATGGGTTAGATATCAGTCCTAAAGCGAGTGTCGCATATCCCACCAGCGATGAGGCGCACCAGCATGGTGCGTTCCCACTCACGCCGCTCCTCACTCTCCCAGCTGCATTCGGCGCTGCCTACGTAGGCGAGACTTTCACCTGTACACTCTGCGCCAATAACGAACTGCCCACCGATACCTCGAACAAGACGGTCAGCGGTGTGAAGATCGCTGCGGAACTGCAAACACCCTCCCACCCCGACGGCATCGCGCTCCAGCTCGAAAAAGCAGGCAAGGCAGAGGACGGCGATGATGGTGGAGATGTTCAACCAGGCGGCACGTTGCAAAGGACACTTGGTCACGACCTCAAAGATGAGGGACCTCATGTTTTGGCTGTTACGGTGACGTATACTGAGACGCTTCACGGCAACGGCGCGGCGAGTGGAGGGAGGGCGAGGACGTTCAGGAAACTGTACCAATTCTTATCGCAGCAGTTGGTAGCGGTGCGGTCCAAGGTCACGGAGCGCAAGAAACGCGACAAAGATTCAGCGGGCCCTAGAGAATGGGTCCTTGAGGCGCAGGTAGAGAACGTCGGAGAGACCAGTGTAGTAGTGGAGAAAGTGAAGCTGAAGGAACGGGAGGGGATAACAAGCAGGGAAATGATGAATGGGGAGGAAGGGAGGGAGGCGTTGGTTCTCAAGCCGCAGGATGTGGAGCAGGTTATGTTTATACTGAAAGAGGAGACAGAGCAAAAGGACGAAGAGGTGGGGGTGAGAGTCCCACTGGGACAGCTGCATATTGATTGGAGGAGTGCGATGGGGGAGAAGGGGAGTCTTACGACGGGGTGGCTTTCGAGTCGAGGAAGATGA
- a CDS encoding DENN domain-containing protein translates to MAPAKPSNNVSSNGDTSAPLADYFFIAGIESTQVYDEKVQAAPPAAPVEDTIDEDRELEIDNVNGGRPTTPGSPTETVQRRSRYSFEARKSIGSIINGLDEKIPSSNRSSTTIRAVQIGAGALDDDAFEEALKKFATERDSFLEDIHVQAGTVTSHNPQKRPSHRPKTVRINQDENNLTANGLKSGVGSLRRRLSTMNSMKRASSRSSVRQSKRLSGYNSVIPSPQPFQTPADMHPLQRSYEPVLLDRYPTKTMVDESKRRTPFPDYVPMFTFPNDVKVVTSDERPRSTWHGFAMTNSDNSKLYGVTVTIWVPLNNTASDALEQQCEQWRQTNMRPEERELANSLGERLSSERAKLSRLLAELPSVESESDEREQLEEEIAAVEEKIGLMNDLLRPVRHGAASKIDGLTEGDTGFWIPRAYGVLGKDANMTSFWKEWLKAIIVPMTNGAILRVPASSPKVGLWQPLERYVCNLCIEALSPITSITQVEVAIRDLRLYARKEAINELPGSRNNDLYALFRCLTIPNIITLLEFALSESRIVLVSSHTAMLQLACQALTSLLYPMKWSGVLIPVLPYRLIQALEAPCPYIAGIEKRYPTWQDHMPDDDYCMVDLDKNEIHSTEQPISLPRPQRRKLQALLQQAAPHHLRFGVPVGPPPYAIETYPCDMFSSENPQVFTSKAAPTTLANYVSESSTTFGDATSLPSVSKQAVFNAFVSQRPDSAHRHNERPSTSSTSKNSQSSSASPPSPTTTPSPVSTNFPLTPTGVSRNDSGFALQASLREKRSGHFTDGLSRRNSAVTSLFNARNPFQDKTNTQTQLGPDRMNTVRRPSAPLPGQQSAPVLGHHPSMSTSTLGGTTLNGAGSTYAPSIYAPSTMAPSTIMQPQLVQRVQDTDTTKWVEGHCLQRRRPDTKTYCTICDERCDDEVFKCTGCGMTIHGRCAMATCIVCPVAFRADQVRAAFVRCFASLFYTYRKCMQHASGAHRKQGMVYHFNMDQFIKSVPHGDSEYMSMLRQTQAFNEFIHERESTRAEDPSIKLFDEIILSKRNRGRSSFFSKSHTSFLSDTSDHLWRSAAATLPNGRPSDTRASAGRTPAKLDPTLMKEPRSIQGAPRLGQAKTKRKPVASMLINTQTLSPEP, encoded by the exons ATGGCTCCCGCCAAGCCCAGCAACAATGTCTCCTCCAACGGCGACACTTCCGCTCCGCTCGCCGACTACTTCTTCATAGCAGGCATCGAGTCCACCCAGGTCTACGACGAGAAAGTGCAGGCGGCGCCTCCCGCAGCTCCTGTGGAGGACACTATCGACGAGGACCGGGAGTTGGAGATTGACAATGTCAATGGCGGTCGTCCCACAACCCCAGGCTCGCCTACAGAAACCGTGCAGAGGAGGTCACGTTACAGCTTCGAAGCGAGAAAAAGCATTGGCAGCATCATCAATGGTCTGGACGAGAAGATACCTTCGAGCAATCGCAGCAGCACAACGATCAGAGCAGTGCAGATAGGAGCGGGAGCATTGGACGATGATGCCTTCGAAGAGGCGCTTAAGAAGTTCGCTACGGAGAGGGACAGCTTTTTGGAAGACATCCATGTGCAAGCGGGCACGGTAACATCGCACAATCCGCAAAAGAGGCCATCGCACAGGCCGAAGACGGTTCGCATCAATCAGGATGAGAATAATTTGACTGCAAATGGTCTCAAGAGTGGAGTTGGCAGTCTGCGAAGGAGGTTGTCGACCATGAACAGCATGAAGAGAGCGTCCAGCCGGAGTTCGGTCAGGCAGTCGAAACGCTTGAGCGGGTACAATAGCGTTATTCCTTCGCCGCAGCCATTTCAGACGCCTGCAGATATGCACCCTCTGCAACGAAGTTACGAACCCGTACTGCTGGACAGATACCCCACGAAGACCATGGTGGACGAATCGAAGCGACGGACGCCCTTCCCGGATTATGTTCCAATGTTTACGTTTCCAAACGATGTGAAAGTGGTCACCTCAGACGAAAGACCGCGATCAACATGGCATGGGTTCGCAATGACAAACTCCGACAACAGCAAGCTTTATGGTGTGACGGTCACCATTTGGGTGCCGCTGAACAACACAGCATCTGATGCTCTCGAGCAGCAGTGTGAGCAGTGGAGACAAACGAATATGCGACCCGAAGAACGAGAATTGGCCAACAGCTTAGGAGAGAGGCTTTCGAGCGAAAGAGCGAAGCTTAGCAGACTTCTGGCGGAATTGCCGAGCGTAGAATCTGAATCTGACGAGCGTGAGCAGCTTGAAGAGGAGATTGCAGCTGTGGAAGAGAAAATTGGACTGATGAACGACCTTTTGAGGCCTGTCCGACATGGAGCCGCATCCAAGATTGATGGCCTAACAGAAGGTGACACCGGTTTTTGGATACCGCGCGCATATGGTGTACTTGGGAAAGACGCCAACATGACCAGTTTCTGGAAGGAATGGTTGAAGGCCATCATTGTACCAATGACGAACGGAGCCATCTTGCGAGTGCCGGCTTCTTCGCCAAAGGTGGGACTATGGCAGCCTCTGGAACGATACGTCTGCAACCTATGCATAGAAGCACTCAGCCCCATCACTTCCATCACACAAGTCGAGGTTGCCATTCGAGATTTACGACTCTACGCACGGAAAGAAGCCATCAACGAGCTGCCAGGGTCTCGCAACAACGATCTCTACGCCCTTTTCCGGTGTCTCACCATTCCCAACATCATCACATTACTGGAATTTGCACTTTCCGAATCGCGAATCGTGTTGGTGTCGTCACATACAGCTATGCTGCAGCTGGCTTGTCAAGCGCTGACGAGTCTGCTGTACCCGATGAAGTGGTCTGGAGTGCTGATCCCTGTTCTGCCCTATCGGTTGATTCAGGCTCTCGAAGCGCCTTGCCCTTATATTGCAGGCATTGAGAAGCGGTATCCGACCTGGCAAGATCACATGCCAGACGATGACTACTGCATGGTCGATCTCGATAAGAACGAGATTCACAGTACGGAGCAGCCCATTTCGTTACCGAGACCACAGCGACGGAAGCTGCAAGCGCTACTCCAGCAAGCAGCACCACACCATCTGCGTTTTGGCGTACCCGTTGGGCCTCCTCCATACGCGATAGAGACGTACCCTTGTGATATGTTCTCATCGGAGAACCCGCAAGTCTTCACGTCAAAAGCGGCGCCAACGACATTGGCGAACTACGTCAGCGAGAGCTCGACAACGTTCGGTGACGCTACGAGCCTACCATCGGTGTCGAAGCAGGCCGTCTTCAATGCATTCGTGTCGCAACGACCTGACTCGGCACATCGTCACAATGAGAGGCCATCCACCAGCTCGACGAGCAAGAACAGCCAGTCTTCGAGCGCATCGCCGCCATCTCCAACCACCACACCATCGCCAGTATCGACCAACTTTCCACTCACACCTACAGGGGTATCACGGAATGACTCAGGTTTCGCGCTGCAGGCATCGCTTCGAGAGAAGCGGTCTGGCCACTTCACTGATGGCCTCTCGCGCCGCAACTCAGCTGTAACGTCTCTCTTCAATGCAAGGAATCCTTTCCAGGACAAGACTAATACCCAAACCCAGCTCGGTCCTGACCGCATGAATACAGTGCGCCGACCCAGCGCACCTCTCCCTGGTCAGCAGAGCGCGCCTGTACTTGGTCACCATCCCAGCATGTCCACTTCTACCCTGGGGGGCACGACTTTGAACGGTGCAGGCTCGACATACGCACCTAGCATATATGCACCGAGCACGATGGCTCCCAGCACGATCATGCAGCCACAACTCGTCCAGCGCGTGCAAGATACCGATACGACGAAGTGGGTGGAGGGTCACTGCTTGCAACGGCGCCGACCTGATACAAAGACTTACTGCACCATCTGCGACGAACGGTGTGATGATGAAGTCTTCAAATGCACTG GTTGCGGCATGACCATACACGGGCGCTGCGCAATGGCGACCTGCATCGTCTGCCCCGTCGCATTCCGTGCGGATCAAGTACGAGCAGCTTTCGTCCGCTGCTTCGCCTCACTCTTCTACACTTACCGAAAATGCATGCAGCACGCTTCCGGCGCTCACAGGAAGCAAGGAATGGTCTACCACTTCAACATGGACCAATTCATCAAGAGCGTCCCTCATGGCGACAGCGAGTACATGAGCATGCTACGACAGACCCAAGCATTCAACGAGTTCATCCACGAACGCGAATCGACACGAGCCGAGGATCCTTCCATCAAGCTTTTCGACGAAATCATCTTATCGAAGCGAAACAGAGGGCGAAGCTCTTTCTTCTCGAAGTCGCATACTTCTTTCCTATCAGATACGTCTGATCACCTTTGGCGTTCGGCAGCGGCAACTCTACCCAATGGACGACCGAGCGATACTCGGGCTAGTGCTGGGCGTACTCCTGCTAAGCTTGATCCGACTTTGATGAAGGAGCCACGATCTATACAAGGCGCGCCGCGATTGGGGCAGGCCAAGACGAAGCGCAAGCCGGTTGCTAGTATGCTCATCAATACTCAGACTCTATCACCCGAGCCTTGA
- a CDS encoding Efflux pump aflT, which yields MTTCGFQLFFGKVYSSYSHKWVFLYAFALFKIGPLLCGAANSSAMFIIGRAIAGAGGAGILSGAFIIISEAVSLERRANFSALIWAMYGLASCSGPLVGGVFTERVTWRWCFYLNLPVGALTAVVVIFFLESYRPSTSVRSLSLRKKLLDLDPLGSTLFISAVICLLLALQYAGTTWAWDSGRIVALLMLFGFLLILFGFLQASLGDNATWPKQVATQRSMFFGSIFSFCMGASYLIFAFYIPYYLQGIKNLNPLLAGVGVLPLILGQVGANLLGGVLVTRIGYYVPFMWLSVVFMAVGSGLLTTLTRDSSLGKWVGYQIIDGVGIGFGWQQGALAAQTVLDAVDVPVGTAIAVFMLLFGGAVFVSVANSVFTNSLVRELTAARIVGIDPATVVHLGATQLRQMVSGAELEAVLDGYMAALTDVYRVALILACISAVGVVGMEWIDVRKKGVKVAGGAA from the exons ATGACGACCTGCG GCTTCCAGCTCTTCTTTGGTAAAGTCTACTCCTCCTATTCCCACAAATGGGTCTTCCTATACGCATTCGCCTTGTTTAAGATCGGCCCCTTACTATGCGGCGCCGCCAACAGCTCGGCCATGTTCATCATCGGGCGAGCAATTGCTGGAGCTGGAGGCGCTGGCATCCTTTCGGGAGCATTCATCATCATTTCGGAGGCAGTCTCGCTCGAGAGAAGAGCAAACTTCTCAGCTTTGATCTGGGCTATGTATGGCCTTGCATCATGCTCGGGACCTCTGGTCGGCGGTGTCTTCACAGAACGAGTGACGTGGAGATGGTGCTTCTATCTGAATTTGCCAGTCGGAGCGCTGACTGCTGTCGTTGTAATCTTCTTTCTGGAGAGctatcggccttcgacatCCGTGCGGAGCTTGTCATTGCGGAAGAAACTGCTGGACTTGGATCCGCTCGGCAGCACATTGTTCATCAGCGCCGTGATCTGTCTCTTGCTCGCATTACAGTATGCTGGCACCACATGGGCTTGGGATAGCGGCCGGATCGTCGCTCTTCTGATGCTCTTCGGCTTCCTTCTGATCCTGTTCGGGTTTCTCCAAGCCAGTCTTGGTGATAATGCAACCTGGCCCAAACAGGTTGCGACCCAGCGGAGCATGTTCTTCGGCTCCATTTTCTCCTTCTGCATGGGCGCTAGCTACTTGATCTTCGCCTTCTATAT ACCATACTATCTGCAAGGCATCAAGAACCTCAACCCACTCCTCGCCGGTGTTGGCGTCCTTCCTCTCATCCTCGGTCAAGTTGGTGCGAACCTACTCGGTGGAGTCCTCGTTACGCGAATCGGCTACTACGTCCCGTTCATGTGGCTTTCAGTCGTTTTCATGGCTGTTGGCTCGGGCCTCCTCACGACTTTGACTCGAGATTCCAGCCTAGGCAAATGGGTCGGCTACCAAATCATTGACGGCGTCGGGATCGGCTTCGGATGGCAGCAAGGTGCCTTGGCAGCTCAGACTGTTCTCGATGCTGTCGATGTGCCGGTTGGGACGGCCATTGCTGTATTCATGCTTCTTTTTGGTGGAGCGGTCTTCGTGTCTGTGGCGAATAGTGTGTTCACGAATAGTCTTGTGAGGGAATTGACGGCTGCAAGGATCGTAGGGATCGACCCTGCGACCGTTGTACATTTGGGTGCAACGCAACTGAGGCAGATGGTAAGTGGAGCAGAGCTTGAGGCCGTGCTGGATGGGTACATGGCTGCTTTGACGGATGTCTACCGGGTCGCTTTAATCTTGGCGTGCATATCTGCCGTTGGTGTAGTGGGTATGGAGTGGATTGATGTGCGAAAGAAGGGAGTGAAGGTTGCTGGTGGTGCTGCTTGA
- a CDS encoding putative 4-coumarate--CoA ligase 1 encodes MPTDSSFQTIDIPDVDLWAFLFERKNRDFSDDQVIYRSSIGDRKYTYKEVKKAATSFGEGLQESWEWQRGDVLNIYAPNDIDVAPIIFGTFFAGGIVSPANPGYSPDELAFQLSSSESKAIATTKAFLPAATKAAKKANIPENRIILLGEERDPNRKFRHWTDVTKASLENRYRRKKASNPSKDLAFLVYSSGTTGLPKGVMLSHSNVVADLCQIKGSVGHYYQSGQDKILGVLPFFHIYGLTGLVHQPLHRGIELVVMPAFDLKLFLESVQKHKITFIYVAPPVIVRLARDEMVKNYDLSSIKMITSGAAPLTRELVDTVHKKLNIKINQAYGLSETSPMTHTQSWDEWYSSVGSVGKIFPNMTAKYMSEDGKELPAGEAGELWMAGPNIFQGYWKNEEATQGAIVEADGLRYFKTGDVGFQDEKHNFYITDRVKELIKYKGFQVAPAELEGKLMDHPLVNDIAVIGVEDKEMHTEVPRAYIVHAKKAKEAGDPETGAPNKDFEKDAQSIIDWTAEKVANHKRLRGGVRFIEEIPKSASGKILRRMLKERVKKESAPVKAKL; translated from the exons ATGCCTACAGATTCCTCTTTCCAGACGATCGACATTCCAGATGTAGACCTTTGGGCCTTCCTATTTGAAAGGAAAAATCGAGACTTTAGCGATGACCAGG TCATCTACCGATCCAGCATTGGGGATCGAAAGTACACCTACAAAGAGGTCAAGAAAGCAGCTACGTCTTTTGGTGAGGGTCTTCAAGAGTCTTGGGAGTGGCAACGAGGCGACGTCTTGAACATCTACGCACCCAACGATATCGATGTCGCGCCCATCATCTTTGGCACTTTCTTCGCTGGTGGCATCGTATCACCCGCAAACCCTGGCTACTCGCCTGACGAACTTGCGTTCCAACTCAGCAGTTCTGAAAGCAAAGCCATTGCAACCACAAAAGCCTTCCTTCCAGCCGCCACGAAGGCCGCAAAGAAAGCGAACATTCCCGAAAACAGAATCATTCTACTGGGAGAAGAACGCGATCCAAACCGGAAGTTCCGCCACTGGACCGATGTCACCAAAGCATCATTAGAGAACCGATACCGAAGGAAAAAAGCCAGTAACCCTTCGAAGGACCTCGCCTTCTTGGTCTACTCGTCAGGCACGACTGGCCTGCCAAAGGGCGTGATGTTGTCACACTCAAATGTGGTCGCCGACCTCTGTCAAATCAAAGGATCTGTTGGACACTACTACCAATCTGGCCAGGACAAGATATTGGGCGTACTGCCCTTCTTCCACATTTACGGGCTTACGGGCTTAGTCCACCAGCCGCTGCACAGAGGCATCGAGCTTGTGGTCATGCCAGCATTCGACCTAAAGCTTTTCCTGGAAAGTGTGCAGAAACACAAGATAACATTCATCTACGTGGCGCCTCCGGTGATCGTTCGCTTAGCGCGAGATGAGATGGTCAAGAACTACGATCTCAGCAGTATCAAGATGATCACTTCTGGTGCTGCGCCGTTGACCCGCGAACTGGTTGACACTGTGCACAAGAAGCTCAACATCAAGATCAACCAGGCATACGGACTGTCAGAAACATCGCCGATGACACATACGCAATCTTGGGATGAGTGGTATAGCTCTGTGGGAAGTGTGGGCAAGATTTTCCCAAACATGACTGCCAAGTATATGTCAGAAGATGGCAAAGAACTGCCTGCTGGCGAGGCCGGTGAGCTCTGGATGGCAGGTCCCAATATCTTCCAAGGTTACTGGAAGAACGAAGAAGCCACCCAAGGCGCCATTGTGGAAGCAGATGGCCTCCGCTATTTCAAGACTGGAGATGTTGGCTTTCAGGACGAGAAGCACAATTTCTACATCACAGATCGTGTCAAAGAGTTAATCAAGTACAAGGGCTTCCAAGTCGCGCCAGCTGAGCTCGAGGGCAAACTGATGGACCACCCGTTAGTGAACGACATTGCCGTCATTGGCGTGGAAGACAAGGAGATGCACACAGAAGTACCTCGTGCTTACATTGTGCACGCGAAGAAGGCAAAAGAAGCTGGTGATCCAGAGACTGGGGCACCGAACAAAGACTTTGAGAAGGATGCGCAAAGTATCATCGACTGGACTGCTGAGAAGGTTGCAAATCACAAGCGGCTACGGGGTGGGGTGCGCTTCATTGAGGAGATTCCGAAAAGTGCATCGGGGAAGATCTTGAGGAGAATGCTGAAGGAGAGGGTTAAGAAGGAAAGTGCGCCGGTTAAGGCGAAGTTGTGA
- a CDS encoding Mannan endo-1,6-alpha-mannosidase DFG5 yields the protein MLLSYTPDGTSLWPLATHDHSLPAMYPRTSPSNLLITAILLGLSVCSPTKRDVTISNAQSAYEVLQQWYDESAGTWKTTGWWGSASCTDVIGRLAALDGSKKDEITSVLSNTFTKANGGHFLNSYYDDNGWWALAWIQAYDLTRDSKYLDMAETVYDDMYKVFGKTSCSQNSGGVGGIWWDRMQTYVNAIPNGLFLSLAAHLATRVEGDRKDGYVDTAKKQWNWFKNTAMFNDRGTINDGLINGCQSNEEYQETVWSYNQGVAVGGLAELATATGDPSYITSARGIADAAIAELAPNGILVDICEHNSSCNGDQTQFKGVFVRNLIKLQKASPQPLAKYADFLHSNANSIWSKNRNEAGQLSLQWGGPFMNPANASTHSSALDCLVASLST from the exons ATGCTGTTATCTTATACACCAGACGGGACTTCACTGTGGCCGCTTGCTACCCACGACCACTCTCTTCCTGCAATGTATCCCCGTACAAGTCCCAGTAACCTGCTGATCACAGCAATTCTGCTCGGGCTGAGCGTGTGTTCACCTACGAAGAGAGATGTCACCATCTCGAACGCACAGTCTGCGTATGAAGTTCTCCAACAATGGTATGATGAGAGTGCCGGGACATGGAAGACCACAGGCTGGTGGGGAAGTGCCAGCTGCACCGATGTGATCGGTCGACTAGCGGCGCTAGATGGAAGCAAGAAGGATGAGATCACATCTGTTCTGTCCAATACCTTCACGAAGGCGAATGGAGGCCACTTTCTGAACAG CTATTACGATGACAATGGCTGGTGGGCTCTGGCATGGATACAAGCATATGATTTGACCCGGGATTCGAAGTATCTGGACATGGCTGAGACGGTCTACGATGACATGTATAAAGTCTTCGGCAAGACGAGCTGTAGCCAGAACAGCGGAGGTGTTGGAGGCATCTGGTGGGATAGGATGCAAACCTATGTCAATGCAATCCCGAACGGACTCTTCCTCAGTCTCGCTGCTCATCTCGCCACCCGTGTCGAAGGTGACCGCAAGGATGGATATGTGGACACGGCCAAGAAGCAATGGAACTGGTTCAAAAATACCGCAATGTTCAACGATCGAGGCACCATCAACGACGGTCTCATCAATGGCTGTCAAAGCAACGAGGAATACCAAGAGACCGTCTGGTCCTACAATCAAGGTGTAGCAGTAGGCGGTCTCGCTGAACTCGCCACAGCAACAGGCGATCCTTCCTACATCACATCAGCCCGCGGCATTGCAGATGCCGCCATCGCTGAGCTTGCCCCCAACGGCATCCTTGTCGATATCTGTGAACACAACTCGAGCTGCAATGGCGATCAGACACAGTTCAAAGGAGTCTTTGTGCGGAATCTAATCAAGCTGCAGAAAGCTAGTCCTCAGCCATTGGCGAAGTATGCAGACTTCTTGCATAGTAACGCAAACTCCATATGGTCGAAGAACAGAAATGAGGCAGGACAGTTGAGCTTGCAGTGGGGTGGACCTTTCATGAATCCAGCAAATGCTTCTACGCATAGTTCGGCGCTTGACTGCTTGGTAGCGTCGCTTTCGACGTAG